ATGTCGCAAAATTAATTTCAAATGTAAAATTCAGCCCGTTGGATTCAGTCGTGCTCATGACACATGATTTTCAGATCGATGTTGAAATCGGACGACATTTACTCGGACAGAAATTGCTGTACTTCGGAATTTTAGGGTCAAAAAACAGGACAGAACGCATCTTTGGCGGGGAACTTCCAAGTAGTGTTCATTCACCGGCAGGAGTGTCTATCGGTGCAGATGGACCTGAAGAAATCGCCGTCAGCATCATGGCGGAACTAATTGCCGTCAGAAGGGGGAAATCACTATGAAAATCGCAGGCATTTATCTTGCCGCCGGAAGCAGCAGCCGAATGGGAACACACAAATTGGCACTTCCCGTTGGCACCAGGTCTCTCGGGAGCTTGGCGCTGGAAACTGCATTAGATTCACCGCTTGATGAAATTTACGTCATCACAAGACATGCAGATAATACAGAATGGATCCCTCCGCATATGAAACAACACGCTAAATGCACAATTATTACATGTCCCGCTTCTTGTGAAGGGCAGTCTGAATCCCTGCGCTGCGGCATTCAGCAAGCACAGAATCATCATGCGGATGCAGTGCTTGTCCTGCTGGCGGATCAGCCTTTTATAACGGTTCACATGCTTTCTGAAATGATCATATGCATGAAAAACAACCCCGGCTGCAAATTCGTGGCTACTTCATTTGACCAGTCAATTACGCCTCCTGTTTTACTTTCTTCCTCTTTGTATCCTGACCTTTTAAAGGTACGAGGGGATAAAGGAGCACGTTCGATTTTGCGCGGGGACTTTCTAAACCAGGGGAAGCTTTTACCGTGTAACGACAAGAGACTAGTATTTGATGTTGATACGATAGAAGATTACAAAACATTGTAAACCATTGAATGAAAGAATTAGCGGTAAAGCTCTGACATGTTATAAAAATCG
The Sporosarcina sp. P33 genome window above contains:
- a CDS encoding NTP transferase domain-containing protein; its protein translation is MKIAGIYLAAGSSSRMGTHKLALPVGTRSLGSLALETALDSPLDEIYVITRHADNTEWIPPHMKQHAKCTIITCPASCEGQSESLRCGIQQAQNHHADAVLVLLADQPFITVHMLSEMIICMKNNPGCKFVATSFDQSITPPVLLSSSLYPDLLKVRGDKGARSILRGDFLNQGKLLPCNDKRLVFDVDTIEDYKTL